Genomic window (Helianthus annuus cultivar XRQ/B chromosome 3, HanXRQr2.0-SUNRISE, whole genome shotgun sequence):
TAATTTTTGGATTGAAATGGATTTTTTCAAGAACGTCGGGGAGAAAAATTGTGTAATTTTGAAATTTGGTCTGAAATGATAAAAGTGAACAAACCACATGGACGTAAATAACACTTAACTCAAGAAAAAAACATGCAAAGAAACATAAAGCGTGACAACTAGACAACACTTTAGTAAGTTATACATAAAGTTACAGAGGATGTAGAAGAACAGGCAAAGCAGACACAAacaaaagaaaattacaaaataCAAACTAAGAGTTGCTAAATTGagttaattttataaatttttcagaGGTCCCAATCGAgtatgttttctttttttttttttttttttttttagagaaGAATTTACATCGAATACTGAGATTAGTATGTACACAATCCCATCCAGACAGATACATCATATATATAGCTGGGTTTCATAAACCCAATTTAGATCACACCTAGGGTAACAGCTACCCGATCCACCAAATCAAACCATCATAAGATCAAACCAATCCCCACTGACGAAAACCTCTCcgactttttttttgaacgtccaacataagaatcgccgggtactccgtacgcggcacccattggccgaaaggtagcccgcggcagcccaacctgcacgcacggagcccctagcccaccatgccaccagttccggggaaaacccgacccTGCACCCGCCCGAGGGCACGACAATGCAAAGCCGGTAAAACCcgggtggatcaggaatcgaactTGAGACCTTTCGGTCAAAAGTCTTCCCTCATTTCCATAACCACTGAGCTATAAGCCCAGGGTTAAAAAAACCTCTCCGACTAAATCGCAACCATAAAATCACACACAAAAGGGCTTTTTCTTTTCTCCCTCACTCACTCAAAACACTTTCAATTTCACACTTCACAACTACAATTTCAACATATGATTGCGGCAAATTGATCCTTCACATGGCCAATTTCTTAGCTCAGTTTCTGTCCATCAAGAACTCTTGCGAACGCCTTGTCATTGCTGGTATACTTGTAGCCCTACCTACTTTGATCTTTGAAACATGCATTTGTGCTTCTCTGATTTAGTTTTTTAAGTCATCAGATCGCATCACTGTTGTGTTGTTTATGAACTTTGCTTTAGGATTCAATGTAAATGTTGATTGTAGATTTCTAGACCCTATATTTTAAATTGGAAACATGTTTTTAggttttggctgcaaattttccAGATTGTAATGCTTTCTTTATAGAAACAAGTTAGATTAAGTTATGAACTTTTTCATGTTGTTGTACACTGTGAGAGAAGAATTAGTATGGGCTATACAAAAAGGGGGATGAAGATCAATACTAAGAATGAGTAGCTTAGTGTTTCTTTGGACAGAAGTAGTGTTTGGATGTGATTTTGATTTAGATCTTGTTCGGGTCCTGCACGAATGGCATCCTCATTATCTGCTATAAAGCATAGTTGCCGAAGGCGCAAAGGGTGAGCCTTGGGCCTTAGTGCAAGGTGCTTAAAAACAAGGGCTTTTCTAGGCGAGGCGTATAGTATAAAAATACCATTTTTAGGGGTTTTAGACATGTTTTATGCTTCTATGGGGCCAGTTTTGGTTGTTTAAGGTTGATTCAAGGCTTGTTTAGGGTTGCTATAATTGTTGATTTGTTTTAGATCAGTTTTTTGTTTTACAAAGGAAGCAATGATTTTGCTGTATGTCTCCATATTGAAATCTTAAAAACTTGAACTTTAATTAATTCCAGTTGAAGATGTAAGCGATTTATGGCCACTTGTCAAGAAGGGATTTGAAGAAAGGGTTCCATTCAAAAGAGCTACATTAAACAACAAAACCCGTAATCCCGTTTTTGTGGATAACCTGCCAGCTGAGTTTATACTAACAACAGATGCAAGGCTTCGCAGTAGGTTCCCACAAGAACAATTATTATTCTCGTTTCGAGAACCGTATGCAACCGTGATTCTCGTGACTTGTGAGGTAACTTATATATTTCATACTTGCTGGAGAAAATATTTCATACTCTGCTTTATAACGGTTTGGTTCCACGCCATCTGTGTTTCAACAGGATCTAGACGAGTTCAAGACTATCCTAAAACCACGTCTAAAACTGATCACGCAAAATGATGAGCGAGAGTGGTTTATTGTGTTTGTGTCCCGGGCCCCACCCCACAATGATCAAGCAACGAAATTGGCGAAAAAAGTTTATGCCAGACTTGAAGTTGATTTTAGTTCAAAGAAGCGGGAAAGGTAAAATTGTGAAGctaatatatgtatataatatttTGTATAAAGGTGTAACGTTAGATGAATATCTTTGTTGTAGGTGCTGTAAACTGGATATAAATGGACCAGAAGCAAGTTTTTGGGAAGATTTGGAATCCAAAATTACTGAGTGTGTTAGAAACACTCTTGATAGGCGTATTCAGTTTTATGAGGAGGAAATTCGTAAGCTTAGTGAACAACGTTTTAAGCCTGTTTGGAGCTTTTGTAACTTTTTTATTCTGAAGGTAAACAATTAATAACTTTTTTAGACATTTATTAATGTTACAATTCTTGAACAAACTGCAAGGTATTTTGAATTTTTACCGGTTATTATTGAATAATTATGTCACTGTTTGGCAGTTTGCTTGTTGTGAATGTAATTGGATTATGTAAGTTGTTATTTTTAATATAGGAAAGCTTGGCGTTCATGTTTGAGATGTCTCATCTTCATGAGGATTCTTTACGGGAATATGATGAACTAGAGCTCTGCTATTTGGAAACAGGTGTTAATGGTTATGATGAACTAACATCTGTATTAATAGACctgtatattttattttatagtaaaatgccattttcgtccctgaggtttggccagttttgtgacttttgtccaaaggtttgtttttttcgcatctagattcaaaaggtttaaaatcttgccatttttgtCTGGCTTGTTAACTCCTttcatttttctccattaagtcaggggtatttccatcttttttgttaacttaaagggcaattcagtctttttcactttatgcacAAGCATTtagcatgatgtacaagtattcaaaagaccgaattaccttttaagttaacaaaaaaagacgaaaatacccctggcTTAACGAAGAAATATGGATGGAGTtgacgagccggatgaaaatggcaagatttcaaaccttttggatccagatgcgaaaaaacaaacctttggacgaaagtcgcaaaactggccaaacctcagggacacaaatgacattttactctttattttaacTCTTCTAACAATGCGGGCTTAtaaaatatattactttttgTGCAATCAGTTAACATAGCAGGCAAACAAAGGGATTTCGGAGGAATGGAACATGGAGATGATCAGGCTGCACTATTAAATCCCCAAAAAAAACCGTTAACACAGATTGTTCAAGATGACTCCTTTAGGGAGTTTGAATTTCGACAATATCTGTTTGCTTGTCAAGCAAAGGTAATCTAGACCAACTGCTTTATTCGTTTGATAAACGCGTTTTATCCGACCATTTATAGTAATTTACGTTATTAATACAATAATGGAACCTTTTGCAGCTATTGTTCAAGCTAAATCGTCCATTTGAGGTTGCATCAAGGGGATATTCATTTGTAATTAGCTTTTCAAAAGCACTGGCCCTTCATGAGGTCTGGCATTCACTTCAATGTCCATTTTCTGTGATATTTGGTAATAAACTAATAGTGTTGGTTTATAATCGAGAAGTTTGTAATCTCGTTAAACTGACCACCTAATTATCTTACATTATTTctgattaatttttttttgcctATTGTCTATGGCTTCTGCAACAGAGCATGATACCCTTTTGTTTACGGGAAGTTTGGATTATCACTTCTTGCTTGAGTTTAGCCGATGCAACAGCTGCTCGTTATAGTAACGGACTTGTGGGACCTGATATTGAAAGAGAATATTATCGTGTACGGGGGGAATTATATTCTCTTTGTCGAGCTAAGGTATAGACTAAATAGGTTACAAAACACCatttgtaaataaaaatgaattCTTCTGGGAAATACATATTTCAGTTAAATATTAACTATTGAAGACATTGATGCATTTGGCAGTTCATGAGGCTTGCATATTTACTCGGTTATGGATCCGCTATAGAAAGAAGCCCCGTCAACAGGTAGATGCTCAATTTCTTTAAATttcacttttattttttttaaatattttatttttattgtacAGTGCTTCACTTAGCATGCTTCCGTGGCCTAAACCGGCAATCTGGCCTTCGGTTCCCGCTGATGCATCATCTGAAGTTCTTGCTAAAGAAAAGGTATGTATCCTTATGTTATTCTTTAAACCTTTTCAATAAAAAAGgaataaaatgccattttcgtctctaaggtttggccagttttgcgacttttgtccaaatgtttgtttttccgcatctggatccaaaaggtttgaagtcttgccattttcatccggctcgttaactacatctatttttctccgccaagttaggggtatttttgtcaatttttgttaaattaaagggcaattcagtctttttcactttatgtaaaaagaccgaatacccctgaaaaagactgaattgcccttgAAGTTAACAAAatagacggaaatacccctgacttaacggagaaaattgGATGGAgctaacgagctggatgaaaatggcaagatttcaaaccttttggatccaaatgcggaaaaacaaatctttagatgaaagtcgcaaaactggccaaacctcagagacgaaaatggcattttactcataaAAAAGTATGCTCAAGTAAATAAAATTCTGACTTTTCTGGAAAATATATTATAGATGCTTCTTCAAGTTACACCGAGAGTCAAGCATTTTGGTATTCAGAGAAAACCATTACCACTTGAGCCTACTTTTCTCCTGAGAGAGGCTAATCGTCGAAGAGCTTCTCTTTCTGTTGGAAATGCGTCGGAAATATTTGATGGACGGACAGCTTCGATTGATGGGTATGGAAAAgtcaactgtttgacttttttcctttttttcgtagtttgtttttttagagtaaaatgccattttcgacCCCGAGGTTTGGTCAgatttgcgacttttgtccaaaggtttgttttttcgcatctggattcaaaaggtttgaaatcttgccattttcatccggctcgttaactccatccatttttctccgttaagtcatgggtatttctgtctttttgtGAACTTatagggcaatttggtcttttatACGGtttttgtacataaagtgaaaaagatcgaattgccctttaagttaacaaaaaagacagaaatacccttgTCTTAACGGAGcaaaatggacggagttaacgagccagatgaaaatggaaagaaatttcaaaccttttggatccagatgtggaaaaacaaacctttggacgaaagtcgcaaaattggtcaaacctcagggacgaaaatggcctTTTACTCCTTCTTTTAATTATTTTGTGTTGAAATAAAATACCGCTCTGTTCCACTTGTTGTATGCTGCCAGCTCAGGTTCAGCTGCTGCCATGTCACGAACCAATTCGACGCCTGGAAACTTCGAGAGCTCGATCGATCGCCCTATGAAACTTGCGGAAATCATCGTTGCTGCTGAACATGCTCTCCAGAAAACGATTTCTGATCCCAGTTTATGGGCATCGTTTTCATCTTTAGATGAATTCGAGGTACGTGATTCAAAATATAAATCATTAAACGTCAACACATATCTATCTCATTTCATTGTTTACGTCTCCTCCAGCAAAAATATCTGGAACTGTCTAAATCGGCCGCAGAAAATTACCACAACTCGTGGTGGAAACGACATGGGGTTGTTCTCGATGGAGAAATTGCTGCTGTTTGTTTTAAACATGGAGATTATGATTTAGCTGCAAAATCATACGAGAAAGTTTGCGCGCTTTATTCTAGTGAAGGATGGGAGGATTTATTAGCTGATGTCCTTCCTAATCTAGCCGAGTGTCAGAAAATACTTAACGATCAAGCTGGCTACTTATCATCCTGTATCAGATTACTCTCTCTTGATAAGGGTTTGTTTTTATCGAAAGAACGCCAGGCGTTTCAATCTGAAGTTGTTCGTCTCGCACATGGCGAAATGGAGCACCCCGTGCCGTTAGATGTGTCGTCGTTGATTACGTTTTCCGGTAATTCCGGACCACCTTTGGAGTTATGTGACGGTGATCCTGGAATCTTGTCGGTAATTTTGTGGAGTGGATTTCCCGATGACATCACGCTCGAATCACTCAGCCTGACGTTGAATGCTACCAGTAATGCCGATGAAGGGGTTAAGGTAAATTTGTTGTTTTGGTTCGCTTCGGTTTTATGGTAAAACTGTAACCGAAATGTTCGGTTTTCAGTTTTTgaaaaccgttcggtttcggttttaacaacggttcggtttggttttttggaacaaaattacgTAAGGTTCAAAAATATAATCCAAAATTTAAGAATCCTTCTTAGATGTTTACATTTAACTTTTAAAGTTATTatatttaacatttttaattaatattgttcacataaacctaaccttctaatttatttttatgtttctccaaagtttttattaagacattatttataatactttgaaaatcaTTTAACTTTAGGGTGTAATGATTAATGATTattacaaataaaggattgtgactgtaattattgaggTTAAAGGGcatccattgcaatcc
Coding sequences:
- the LOC110884639 gene encoding trafficking protein particle complex II-specific subunit 130 homolog isoform X1, which produces MANFLAQFLSIKNSCERLVIAVEDVSDLWPLVKKGFEERVPFKRATLNNKTRNPVFVDNLPAEFILTTDARLRSRFPQEQLLFSFREPYATVILVTCEDLDEFKTILKPRLKLITQNDEREWFIVFVSRAPPHNDQATKLAKKVYARLEVDFSSKKRERCCKLDINGPEASFWEDLESKITECVRNTLDRRIQFYEEEIRKLSEQRFKPVWSFCNFFILKESLAFMFEMSHLHEDSLREYDELELCYLETVNIAGKQRDFGGMEHGDDQAALLNPQKKPLTQIVQDDSFREFEFRQYLFACQAKLLFKLNRPFEVASRGYSFVISFSKALALHESMIPFCLREVWIITSCLSLADATAARYSNGLVGPDIEREYYRVRGELYSLCRAKFMRLAYLLGYGSAIERSPVNSASLSMLPWPKPAIWPSVPADASSEVLAKEKMLLQVTPRVKHFGIQRKPLPLEPTFLLREANRRRASLSVGNASEIFDGRTASIDGSGSAAAMSRTNSTPGNFESSIDRPMKLAEIIVAAEHALQKTISDPSLWASFSSLDEFEQKYLELSKSAAENYHNSWWKRHGVVLDGEIAAVCFKHGDYDLAAKSYEKVCALYSSEGWEDLLADVLPNLAECQKILNDQAGYLSSCIRLLSLDKGLFLSKERQAFQSEVVRLAHGEMEHPVPLDVSSLITFSGNSGPPLELCDGDPGILSVILWSGFPDDITLESLSLTLNATSNADEGVKAIRSSGATILNPGRNTITLSLPPQKTGSYVLGVLTGQIGHLRFRSHRFARGGPAESDDLMSYEKPTRPILKVHKPRALVDLAAAVSSALLMNEPQWLGIIVKPINYSLKGAVLHIDTGPGLKIEESQPIEMEMYTYTDTSKSANGLNDKNNTSTDMETQLNLKDGSLELPGWASDITSVLWVPVRAINDGLARGTSAGTVSPERPSVVDGLRTVALKLEFGVSHNQSFDQTIAVHFTNPFHVSTRVADKCSDGTLLLQVILHSQVKACLTIHDAWLDLQDGFVHTGQTDCRPTSAFFPLVVPSSSKAGILFSISLKTTITEEEVKAMNPDSILNIRYKIDGNRNLGSHTPMSVGTNGSEDDVTQLLTFKSAIVLQRPVLEPCLAVGFLPLPSGGLRVGQLFTMKWRVERLKYLEEENKQDEVQYEVNASSEHWMIAGRKQGHVPLSIKQGSRIEISILCVPLTAGYVRPPQLELPNIGEANISCNPAGPHLVCVFPPPLSSSYCIPAS
- the LOC110884639 gene encoding trafficking protein particle complex II-specific subunit 130 homolog isoform X2, whose product is MANFLAQFLSIKNSCERLVIAVEDVSDLWPLVKKGFEERVPFKRATLNNKTRNPVFVDNLPAEFILTTDARLRSRFPQEQLLFSFREPYATVILVTCEDLDEFKTILKPRLKLITQNDEREWFIVFVSRAPPHNDQATKLAKKVYARLEVDFSSKKRERCCKLDINGPEASFWEDLESKITECVRNTLDRRIQFYEEEIRKLSEQRFKPVWSFCNFFILKESLAFMFEMSHLHEDSLREYDELELCYLETVNIAGKQRDFGGMEHGDDQAALLNPQKKPLTQIVQDDSFREFEFRQYLFACQAKLLFKLNRPFEVASRGYSFVISFSKALALHESMIPFCLREVWIITSCLSLADATAARYSNGLVGPDIEREYYRVRGELYSLCRAKFMRLAYLLGYGSAIERSPVNSASLSMLPWPKPAIWPSVPADASSEVLAKEKMLLQVTPRVKHFGIQRKPLPLEPTFLLREANRRRASLSVGNASEIFDGRTASIDGSGSAAAMSRTNSTPGNFESSIDRPMKLAEIIVAAEHALQKTISDPSLWASFSSLDEFEQKYLELSKSAAENYHNSWWKRHGVVLDGEIAAVCFKHGDYDLAAKSYEKVCALYSSEGWEDLLADVLPNLAECQKILNDQAGYLSSCIRLLSLDKGLFLSKERQAFQSEVVRLAHGEMEHPVPLDVSSLITFSGNSGPPLELCDGDPGILSVILWSGFPDDITLESLSLTLNATSNADEGVKAIRSSGATILNPGRNTITLSLPPQKTGSYVLGVLTGQIGHLRFRSHRFARGGPAESDDLMSYEKPTRPILKVHKPRALVDLAAAVSSALLMNEPQWLGIIVKPINYSLKGAVLHIDTGPGLKIEESQPIEMEMYTYTDTSKSANGLNDKNNTSTDMETQLNLKDGSLELPGWASDITSVLWVPVRAINDGLARGTSAGTVSPERPSVVDGLRTVALKLEFGVSHNQSFDQTIAVHFTNPFHVSTRVADKCSDGTLLLQVILHSQVKACLTIHDAWLDLQDGFVHTGQTDCRPTSAFFPLVVPSSSKAGILFSISLKTTITEEEVKAMNPDSILNIRYKIDGNRNLGSHTPMSVGTNGSEDDVTQLLTFKSAIVLQRPVLEPCLAVGFLPLPSGGLRVGQLFTMKWRVERLKYLEEENKDEVQYEVNASSEHWMIAGRKQGHVPLSIKQGSRIEISILCVPLTAGYVRPPQLELPNIGEANISCNPAGPHLVCVFPPPLSSSYCIPAS